In the Ursus arctos isolate Adak ecotype North America unplaced genomic scaffold, UrsArc2.0 scaffold_19, whole genome shotgun sequence genome, one interval contains:
- the DBNDD1 gene encoding dysbindin domain-containing protein 1 codes for MEPPEGAGPGEIVKEVQVPQAAQGTLAHGTGDSCHSPTAEEEGGIPIPAPGLLQVTERRQPLSSVSSLEVHFDLLDLTELTDMSDQELAEVFADSDDESLAGESPAGLHPLPRAGCLRSPSWTRTRAEQNREKQLLGDPERQPAIVDTFLTMERPKED; via the exons AAATAGTTAAGGAGGTTCAGGTGCCACAGGCAGCCCAGGGCACCCTGGCCCATGGGACAGGGGACAGCTGCCACTCACCCacagcagaggaggaggggggcatCCCAATACCAGCCCCGGGGCTCCTGCAGGTCACAGAGAGGAGGC AGCCCCTGAGCAGCGTCTCCTCCCTGGAGGTGCACTTTGACCTCCTGGACCTCACCGAGCTGACCGACATGTCTGACCAGGAGCTGGCAGAGGTCTTTGCTGACTCAGACGACGAGAGCCTGGCCGGTGAATCGCCAGCAG GCCTGCACCCACTGCCCCGAGCCGGCTGTCTGCGCTCCCCCTCCTGGACACGAACCAGGGCTGAGCAGAACCGAGAGAAGCAACTGCTTGGGGACCCGGAGCGCCAGCCAGCAATTGTGGACACATTTCTCACCATGGAGAGGCCCAAGGAGGACTAG